The Rattus norvegicus strain BN/NHsdMcwi chromosome 20, GRCr8, whole genome shotgun sequence genomic interval CCCAGGATCAGGCTCCCCAACCCGGTTCTAAGCCAATATGGGCTGAAGAAGTCAGGGATGATTGAGGTAGAGGGGCTGGCGGGAGGCCTGACGGGCCGGACTGGCTGCGGAGCCTGGCAAGGGGCCACCTGTGGTATTGCCTGGGGACGGGGACGGCTGCTTCCGAAGTGAGGGGGGCACCGTGGAGGTCTTGATGTGAATCACCCTGGTGTCCATGACTTCACACTCAATCTGCATCATCTCCTCATAGTCCCCAGCGGGCCCCCGGCCTGACACGGTCTCtgtgagaagggaggggaggcagaCGGTGGTGGTTGGAGTGAGAAGAGGAAGACGGTTAGAAAGTTCTgaagaggaggaaggcagaggcaaccCACAGGCCGAGTGAGGGCACAGGGATGGCATAGGAAAGTAAATGACAATAAGGGGCCCACGGGAGAGGATGCCCAGAAAGAAAAGCCAAGTGACAAGGTCTAGCAGGCTCCAGCTCACCCTCTCTGCCTAGCCACCTGTCAGAGCAGTTTGTGGTCTggctgagaaagggtctcactgtggAACCTGGACTTCCCCATCCCCTACCTCAGACTCCTGAGGTCTCAACGCTCAATTTCAGGCCCACATCTCCTGACTTTATCTTTCCCCTGGTTCCGAGCCTCTCAGAGCCTTGTCTCTCTGGATCACCCTTCCACGCACTTTCTCCCTCAGCGCCCCCTGCTGGATCTCTCCTTCTTCAGTTTTAGATTTCAGAACCTTCCCCATAGCCAGCCAGAGGGAAGAATTACCATTGGGGGCCATGGCTGGCATCACCAACGACATCTTGGGCCTGGATGTCTTGTTGTGGCTGATGGCTGGGAGCAGCAAGTGGTCCTAGGAGCAGAAGGGCCATGCTGGGTGGCAGTGGAAGACACACTAACAGGTTCCCCAGCTCTACTCTTTAACCTCCCACTAAAGAATATGACTGGGGACCCAGGGTGACAGACACATGACAGGAGCTCACCCTTCGGAAGGAGACAACATAGAAGGTATCTTCCCTCCGGTCAATTGCATCTAGAAACTCCGGCTGTGAGCGGCCTGGGTGGCGGTAGAGCTGCAGCTGGCCCACGGGGTCCCTAGGCAGGTGAGGGCAGACTTAGGAGGCCTGGCTGAGAGGACAGCATACTCCTCTGGAACAATGGCAGTGCCTCCTGGGGTACAGCTCTTTCTAGCGACCGCACTTAGAAGTACTTACCCAGGACTTACCTTTCAGGGGGTCCTGGAGGTTGGGTGGGGACTGGTTTCACTGGAGGGGACTTCTTCCGTAGCTGAGACTTCTGGAAGGAGAAGTATCTAAAGATTTGAAGAGggtaaagggaggagggagagagacaggcgGTCCCTGGAAGCTGGTGCCATCTCCTAGCCACTCCTCCATGTTCCCGAAGAACCCCTGAAATCTCTACAAGGACACAGTTCTGTCTTCCTCTCACCTCCCTTGGCCCGCCCACTGGCTCCTACCTGTCTCTCCTGGGCCCTATGAGGTATCTTCCGACGACCTCTCTGGTGACCTCTCTGGTGACGTTGGACCCAGCCACTCAGCTCATCAGCAAGCCTAGGGAGATAGGCCACCACCTCTAAGTAGGCACTCCGGACCCACAAGCAGGCCTGAGAAGGCAGGGGAGCTGGCTTTTCCATGCAGGACAGCTGGGCTGTCTGTGGAGGCTTCAAAGGACAGACTGTGCACACCTCAGAGACTCAGTTCGGTTGAAATGGCGGCAGtcagaggaaaggaagagctGGTCCAGGTCTCTCAGCAGCAGCTCCTTGGCCCCACTGGGGAAGGCTGTCAGGTTTCTGAAGTGAAGCAGAGGAGGCAGTGACCAGAGACCCACAGCACAGAGCAGCTCGAAGCCTCCTGGACCAGGAACAACTTTGGCTCTACGCCATGCACGGGCAGGCTCCAGGACGACTTCTTAGAGACAGGGCCGTTTTGCTTCTCACCTGAAGCTGGGCTTGCCTGCAGGGCTGGGCTGCTGCTCCTCAGGGCCCTTGGCAGCTTCCTGGAGGGGTTCGATGCCGTGAGCTGGCCCTGGTTCTGAGAACCCCAGCAGGTGCCTCTGGGGTCGGGGTCCCTCCCTGCTCATCCGAGAGACGGGAGCTGGAGGTGGCTCGCTGATGCTGTGGGCGGGAGTGGGAAGGTGAAGCACACAAGCTTTCTCAGCTGTCTGGTACCAGTCAGGGCTGTGCACCCAAGGCAGGCACCACCTGTTGCACACGGCTGCGTCTCCCTTCAGTGAGCAGGAAGTAGAGAGGGTGCCAACCTCACAGGCTCAGGAAGCAGGAAAGGAGAATGGATCCTCTAATCCATAGCAGCCAGTAAGGCCGTAAGCCATCTGCATGGGCATGTCAGGGACAGCggggtgtgtgtgcacgcgcgcaagtgtgtgtgtaatatatatgtgcatagcTATGTTATACCTGTGCACACGTATATACATGTGcacctttttattttacttttgagacactgtctcagcagCCTGTCACTCACCAATGGCCAGTGAGCCCTGGGGACCTGCCTGACTCTCTCTTCCCACTGCCGTGTAAGTGCACGCTACCACAATCGGCTGTTTTCAAAATGTGAGTTGGGAGGATCAAACTTCGGTCCTCATGCTGGTAAGCCAAGCACTTGACTGACTGAGGCAATCCCCACCCCTGAAGTCACTTCTCATCAACACCgccaccacacccacccacagCCACGCCCCCCTCCGAGGGAAACAGTGCAACAGCAATGGCTGTTGGGTACAGCATTAGGGCTGGGGGGCCAGAGACGTTTGTGGAAGTGGGAGCACACTGCCCAGGCCAAGCAGGTAATTTAGTGGGCGGCCGCGAGGCTCAGCTCCATCCAGAGGCCGCAGGGAGGTGGTGAGGGTCTCACCTGACAGGCCCAAAGTTGAAGgcaatgaagagaaggaagaccaTGATGCAGACAACCTTCCTGTTTCCAGACCCCAGCTTGAGCTCGCTGTTCTGCAGCAGCACCGAGGGAGACACGGGAAGGAGGTGAGGGTAGTTACCCCAGGGCCTGGCCCCGCCCCTCTCCAAGGGCAGCACACAGCACAGGCCAACCTCTGCCAGTAGGGCCTCCAGCCGCCGCCGGAGGGCAGCATTCTCCCGGCGCAGCTGCTGGTTGTCGGCCAGCACGGCCTGCAGCCGGGCCTCCAGGCCTTGCAGGTACTCCTTCTTCTTGCGGCGGGACTGGCAGGCTGACTCCCGGTTCTTGATCATCCGCTGCTGGCGCTTTAGCAGCTTCGCCTTCGCCAGCCAGCGGGGTTGGGAATGAGGATGAGT includes:
- the Atf6b gene encoding cyclic AMP-dependent transcription factor ATF-6 beta, whose protein sequence is MAELMLLSEIADPTRFFTDNLLSPEDWDSTLYSGLDEVAEEQTQLFRCVEQDVPFDSSSLDVGMDVIPPEPPWDPLPIFPDLQVKSEPSSPCSSSSLSSESSHLSTEPSSQVPRVGEVLQVKMESLAPPLCLLGDDPAFPFETVQITVGSASDDLADIQTKLEPASPSSSVNSEASLLSADSPSQALIGEEVLEVKTESPSPPGCLLWDVPASSLGAVQISMGPSPDSSSGKAPAPRKPPLQPKPVVLTTVPVPPRAGPASTAVLLQPLVQQPAVSPVVLIQGAIRAQPEGPAPAAPRPERKSIVPAPMPGNACPPEVDAKLLKRQQRMIKNRESACQSRRKKKEYLQGLEARLQAVLADNQQLRRENAALRRRLEALLAENSELKLGSGNRKVVCIMVFLLFIAFNFGPVSISEPPPAPVSRMSREGPRPQRHLLGFSEPGPAHGIEPLQEAAKGPEEQQPSPAGKPSFRNLTAFPSGAKELLLRDLDQLFLSSDCRHFNRTESLRLADELSGWVQRHQRGHQRGRRKIPHRAQERQKSQLRKKSPPVKPVPTQPPGPPERDPVGQLQLYRHPGRSQPEFLDAIDRREDTFYVVSFRRDHLLLPAISHNKTSRPKMSLVMPAMAPNETVSGRGPAGDYEEMMQIECEVMDTRVIHIKTSTVPPSLRKQPSPSPGNTTGGPLPGSAASPARQASRQPLYLNHP
- the Atf6b gene encoding cyclic AMP-dependent transcription factor ATF-6 beta isoform X2 — translated: MCSATKPLTGQQDFRDTRFFLNELTDLPRPGGGGPENRLMVGGGGKMAELMLLSEIADPTRFFTDNLLSPEDWDSTLYSGLDEVAEEQTQLFRCVEQDVPFDSSSLDVGMDVIPPEPPWDPLPIFPDLQVKSEPSSPCSSSSLSSESSHLSTEPSSQVPRVGEVLQVKMESLAPPLCLLGDDPAFPFETVQITVGSASDDLADIQTKLEPASPSSSVNSEASLLSADSPSQALIGEEVLEVKTESPSPPGCLLWDVPASSLGAVQISMGKAPAPRKPPLQPKPVVLTTVPVPPRAGPASTAVLLQPLVQQPAVSPVVLIQGAIRAQPEGPAPAAPRPERKSIVPAPMPGNACPPEVDAKLLKRQQRMIKNRESACQSRRKKKEYLQGLEARLQAVLADNQQLRRENAALRRRLEALLAENSELKLGSGNRKVVCIMVFLLFIAFNFGPVSISEPPPAPVSRMSREGPRPQRHLLGFSEPGPAHGIEPLQEAAKGPEEQQPSPAGKPSFRNLTAFPSGAKELLLRDLDQLFLSSDCRHFNRTESLRLADELSGWVQRHQRGHQRGRRKIPHRAQERQKSQLRKKSPPVKPVPTQPPGPPERDPVGQLQLYRHPGRSQPEFLDAIDRREDTFYVVSFRRDHLLLPAISHNKTSRPKMSLVMPAMAPNETVSGRGPAGDYEEMMQIECEVMDTRVIHIKTSTVPPSLRKQPSPSPGNTTGGPLPGSAASPARQASRQPLYLNHP
- the Atf6b gene encoding cyclic AMP-dependent transcription factor ATF-6 beta isoform X1 encodes the protein MCSATKPLTGQQDFRDTRFFLNELTDLPRPGGGGPENRLMVGGGGKMAELMLLSEIADPTRFFTDNLLSPEDWDSTLYSGLDEVAEEQTQLFRCVEQDVPFDSSSLDVGMDVIPPEPPWDPLPIFPDLQVKSEPSSPCSSSSLSSESSHLSTEPSSQVPRVGEVLQVKMESLAPPLCLLGDDPAFPFETVQITVGSASDDLADIQTKLEPASPSSSVNSEASLLSADSPSQALIGEEVLEVKTESPSPPGCLLWDVPASSLGAVQISMGPSPDSSSGKAPAPRKPPLQPKPVVLTTVPVPPRAGPASTAVLLQPLVQQPAVSPVVLIQGAIRAQPEGPAPAAPRPERKSIVPAPMPGNACPPEVDAKLLKRQQRMIKNRESACQSRRKKKEYLQGLEARLQAVLADNQQLRRENAALRRRLEALLAENSELKLGSGNRKVVCIMVFLLFIAFNFGPVSISEPPPAPVSRMSREGPRPQRHLLGFSEPGPAHGIEPLQEAAKGPEEQQPSPAGKPSFRNLTAFPSGAKELLLRDLDQLFLSSDCRHFNRTESLRLADELSGWVQRHQRGHQRGRRKIPHRAQERQSQLRKKSPPVKPVPTQPPGPPERDPVGQLQLYRHPGRSQPEFLDAIDRREDTFYVVSFRRDHLLLPAISHNKTSRPKMSLVMPAMAPNETVSGRGPAGDYEEMMQIECEVMDTRVIHIKTSTVPPSLRKQPSPSPGNTTGGPLPGSAASPARQASRQPLYLNHP